Below is a window of bacterium DNA.
GGCGGAGGACCGGCGCGACTGTTACTGGCTCTACGTCGTCACGAACTGCGCCGCGGACCCTGTGCTCCAGGAGCCCCTGAAGGACCCGGCCAGATTGGCCTGGCACGAGGTGAAAAAGGTCGCCCACTACTATCTCTCCGTGGACGCACTGACTAAGCCGATGAGAGTGCGGGAGGATCAACCGCCATACGGCAAGGGGGAGCCATGACGAAAAAGATCGAACCAAAGGAAAATGGCTTGTCAGTCCAGTACGATTCCGTCCTTGGGGATATCTCTAATCTGATTGATGGGGCCAGGCGTTCAGCGGCCCGTTCGGTGAACTGCGTCATGACGGCCGCTTATTGGCTGATAGGAAAGCGCATCGTGGAGTTCGAGCAGTCGGGTGAGAAACGCGCGGCATATGGCGAGTAAATTATCGAACGATTGGCTGCCGATCTGACCGCCCGTTACGACCGAGGGTTCTCTGTTCGCAATATTTGGCAAATGAGGGCATTCTACCTCGCATGGCCAATTCTGCAGACACTGTCTGCAGAATCAGAAGACATGGAGATTCCGCAGACAGTGTCTGCAGAATCTTTCCTTTCCACCGTTACATCTCGTTTTCCGCTTTCCTGGTCCGCTTACGTACGCTTGCTTGGGGTCAAGAATGAACTCGCCCGGAGGTTCTACGAAACCGAAGCCCTGCGCGGCGGCTGGTCGATTCGCCAACTCGACCGGCAGATCGACTCCCAGTTCTATGAGCGCATCGCTCTTTCGAAGAACAAGGCCGCCATGTTGTCCAAGGGGCAAAAGCCGCTCTCTGAAGATCTTGTCCTTCCCGAGGATGAAATCAAAGACCCTTTCGTACTGGAATTCCTTGGCCTCAAAGACGAATATTCCGAAGCCGATTTGGAAGAGGCGCTTATCCGGCATCTGGAGACCTTTCTCCTGGAGCTTGGCGGAGATTTTTGCTTCATCGGTAGGCAGAAGCGCCTACGCATCGGCGACGAATGGTATCGGGTGGACTTGGTTTTTTTCCATCGACGCCTGCGGTGTCTGGTGATCATCGACTTGAAGATCGGCAAGTTTACCCACGCCGACGCCGGCCAGATGCACCTCTATCTCAATTATGCCCTGGAGCACTGGGTACGCGAGGGTGAAAACCCACCCGTGGGGCTGATTCTCTGCGCCCAGAAAGACGAGGCGGTCGCCCGGTACTCGCTCGAGGGACTTCCGAACAAAGTAATGGCCTCGGAGTACCTAACGGCCCTGCCGAATGAAGAAGACCTGGCTGCCGAGATTGCGCGGACTCAGGCCCTGCTACAGGATCGAAAAAGGAGCGCCCTCACTTCGCTGAAAGCTGTTCGAGTGAAGAAAAGTGTGAAAACAAAAAAAGCTTCTGGCGGTAGCAAGGTGGCTACGAATTAACGGGGGCATAGGATGGAGCATGGTCTAATTGTCTATAGGGTCTTATATGGTGCAGTACAAGACTCCACGAAAACAAGTTTAGGATATAATATAAAAGGCCGAGAGAGGAGTGCTTTCTAATGCGTATCTGCCAAATTGAGTTTCAGAATTTCAGGGGCATTCGCAAAGGGCATGTTGTGCTGCCAAAACACGCCGTTCTTTTGGGGGCGAACAACGCTGGCAAGACTACCGTTGTCGAAGCCCTGGCTCTCCTCTTCGGACGTGAGAGGATGGTTAGCCCGATCACCGACTGGGACTTTTTCGAGGGTTCCCCGAAACCTGACAGTCGCTTCTACATTATTGCCACGATCACCGATTTCGGCTGCGATGACCCGACGGCCGTGCCGGATTGGTTCATCGGACAAGAAGCAGCTCAACCCGTATGGTGGCATGAGGATAGCTGGACGCTGTCTACCGAGGCCGATCCACCTTCAGGAGCAGCACTTGCTGCCCAGGTTGCCATGGCTGGACGTTTCGATGATGAGGCCTGCGAGTTTGAAACGGTAAGATATTTCTACCACGGCGAATGCGATCCGTTTACCGACGGGTGTTCTGTTGTTTCATGGCGGCTGCTCCGACAAGTTGGCGTGTTTCTTTTGGCCAGCAACCGTGACTGGGACAAACTCCTCTCTTTCCGGTCGTCGTCACTTCTCAAGGTCATTCGCGAGTACGACGCGTTGCCGGGCAAGGCTATTGAAGAGTTGAAGAATCAGCTACGGACAGATGTCGCCAAGATCGAGGATTCCGCTCCGCTTTCGCAGATTCTGGAAGCGGCCACGAAGGAGCTACAGTCTTTTCTTCTCATTGGGCACTCCAGCAGAATAGTCTACCGCCCGACGACTCTGGATGCCATCGCCGTGCTGCAAAGCCTGGTTGCGCATATTGCCCAGTCCAATGACGTCTTGATCCCCGTAGCTCGGCATGGCGCCGGAATGGTGTCGCTTCAGGCGTTCCTCCTGCTACTCGCCTTTGCCGAACACAGAAAGCAGGCAGGCCAGAACTTCATCTTGGCAGCGGAGGAGCCGGAACTGCATCTGCACCCTTCTCTACATCAACGTCTTGTTCACCGCATACGCTCTGCGAGCGTGCAGTCAATCGTCACCACGCAGTCGCCCAATGTGGCTGCTGGTTATCAGCCGCACGAAGTCGTATTCGTGTCCAATGAGAAAGGACGGCTATCAGCCGAAAGATTGCGAACCGAACCAGTGAAAAGGATCGCCACCAATAGCGTTAGGAAGCTATACCTCGCGCATCGCGCTGCCTTCTATGAGGCGCTCATGGGATGTGTGATCCTGGTCCCGGAGGGGCAATACGACTACGAATGGTTGTCACTCTGGCAGCGGCTCGCGCAATCATACCGGGATGCAACTGCGCATTACGACCTGCGACCCACGACGATGTTGCCGACCAGTGATGCGGCGGTAGCTGACAGCTTTCGGGAAATCGCCCGGTTTCGGCCGGACGCCGTCCCTGTCCTTGATGGCGACAGTTCCGGTGCGGCGTACCTCGCCGATCTGATAGCCGGTTCTCCGGCTCCCGCCAAGATCATCCGCTACGGTGAAAGGGCTGCCGTCGAGTGCCTGTCGGCATGGATTCTGGAGCCAGCTCTGTCTTCGCCAAGAAACGTGATGAACGCTCTGCTTGGAGGTTCTGCCCCAACGCTGCGGAATCTTCAGGATGCTCTCATCGCCAAGAAGAAAGACCAGGAGATGCACGAGAGCATCGTCTGGGAGTCCTTGGAATCAGACGCGTGTTGCGAACGTGCTTGTGGGTTCCTGCACGATCTTGCCGCAATAGCCTCCAATAGCACCCCCACCAACGCTGGATGGAATAGCCATAGGGAGGCCAATGGGACCATGGTTTATGTTGCTGCGCATGTGAGGAGGGCTTGACCATGGGGGAGATCATCGCGGTTGTCGGCCAAGCCGGAACAGGTAAAACGTCATGGCTCATGCAACAGGCCAGCGAGCTTGCGCCCCGTTTCCTGACGGCTGATCATCACCGATTGCTTGCTATCACGCGCATGCACGGTTCCAGACGTCGGCTTCAACTGAAGCTGCTCGAGATCTGCCCAACGATTCCCTGCTCTATAACCACCATCGATGGCTTCGCTTTGTCCTTGCTCAATCGCTGGCGCAGATCACTCGGCTATGCTAAGCCGATCCAACCTGTGGACGACGAAACCGCCTTCTCAGACACGATCTTCGGTACTGAGGCGGGGTTCTCCCACATTTTGGTCGCCAGCACCGGGCTGCTTAGGAGCAAAATGGTCAAGGCTGTTATCCAGGAATCATATCCGCTCGTAATGATCGACGAGTTCCAGGATTGCCACGGGCCCCTTCTGGACTTTGTCAAGGCGCTCTCGATCTGCTCAGCGCTGATTGTCGCCGCCGATGATTTCCAACTTCTCGAAAGCAGCGTGAATGGATGTCCCGCCGTTGAGTGGATGCAGACTACGGATGACGGAGCCTGCCCCCAATGCACACAACTGACAACGTGCCATCGGACATCCGTCCAAAACATCCTCGACGCTGCTCGTTGCCTCCGAGACAACATTCGAGCCACGGGTGAGACAATCCCCGTGTTCTGCTGTTCAAATCACGGGCCAGCGGCCTTCAAGATCGTCGAAGCGCTGGTCTACAACGCCAGAGACTGGCAAGGCTCCACAGCCCTCATTTGCCCGAGTCACGACGACTTCTTGCAGCAAGTTTTGGCTTCGTGCAACATGCAGCTCCAGAAGAAGAACCGCAGGCCCATCTCCTGGTTCCATGAATGCGCAGCCCGTGAAGAACGGAAGCAACTCCATAACTGTCTGGGGCTCGCTACTCAAGACTCCTACACAAAGGGGTGGACCGTACCAACTGGAAACCTGCCCCCAGCAGCAGCCCAGGTTGTTGCTCGAACGCAGAGGTTCTCTCGTCTCAGGGGCATCCAGGATATCCCGCATGGCGTTGTGGCCCACTACATTGACACAGTGGTGCATGAACGACGTGCATATTGTGGCCACAGCCCGAAGCGCATCGTCACAACCGTTCATGGTGCGAAGAACCGTGAATTCGATAATGTGATCATTCTCTGGCCGTATACAGTGCCTTCCGACAGTGAACAGAAACGGCGGCTTCTCTACAACGCGATAACCCGTAGCAAGAAGAACTGTATGCTCTTGGTGAGGGGCAATTTGCAGAGGGTCAAAAACGATTCTGTTCTCTCGCTTCTGGGGCCTGCAAAGGAAGCAATGCCCCCACGCGCAAGAAAGAATTCTTCATAAGGAAGGGGCGGGCAGAGATGACCATGTCCATGCAAGAGCAGGAGGACACATCCCCGTACGAAACTCGGGAGGACGGCAGATGAGCAAGCGCAGCCAGCTTCTGGAATCCATCGCTGAGACAATCACCGACTACCGCGAGGGAGAGGTAGATAAGCCCACGCCGGAGCATGTCGATACATGGGTCAACCAGTTTGACCGAGAAGTACAAAAACCGATTCTGGCCGAACTCGACCACGCCCTGAAACGCACTTATTTCTCAAGAGAGAATGTGAAGGACTTCCTCGCAGCCCTCGTGAAGAACAAGAAACTCGCTGGCGATGATCCGTGCTCGTTCTGGGAGGATGTTGAGTTCCTGAGAATACAAGGAGGGGGAAACAGTCAGCGGGAAATACTGGCGATGTTTGATGGAATTCTTGAAGACGAATGCGAATTGAAAACCGAGGATTGTGGTGATTCCCCGACCGCATACCTATACCTCGATGATGCGATCT
It encodes the following:
- a CDS encoding DUF3883 domain-containing protein, encoding AEDRRDCYWLYVVTNCAADPVLQEPLKDPARLAWHEVKKVAHYYLSVDALTKPMRVREDQPPYGKGEP
- a CDS encoding AAA family ATPase — encoded protein: MRICQIEFQNFRGIRKGHVVLPKHAVLLGANNAGKTTVVEALALLFGRERMVSPITDWDFFEGSPKPDSRFYIIATITDFGCDDPTAVPDWFIGQEAAQPVWWHEDSWTLSTEADPPSGAALAAQVAMAGRFDDEACEFETVRYFYHGECDPFTDGCSVVSWRLLRQVGVFLLASNRDWDKLLSFRSSSLLKVIREYDALPGKAIEELKNQLRTDVAKIEDSAPLSQILEAATKELQSFLLIGHSSRIVYRPTTLDAIAVLQSLVAHIAQSNDVLIPVARHGAGMVSLQAFLLLLAFAEHRKQAGQNFILAAEEPELHLHPSLHQRLVHRIRSASVQSIVTTQSPNVAAGYQPHEVVFVSNEKGRLSAERLRTEPVKRIATNSVRKLYLAHRAAFYEALMGCVILVPEGQYDYEWLSLWQRLAQSYRDATAHYDLRPTTMLPTSDAAVADSFREIARFRPDAVPVLDGDSSGAAYLADLIAGSPAPAKIIRYGERAAVECLSAWILEPALSSPRNVMNALLGGSAPTLRNLQDALIAKKKDQEMHESIVWESLESDACCERACGFLHDLAAIASNSTPTNAGWNSHREANGTMVYVAAHVRRA
- a CDS encoding ATP-dependent helicase, with translation MGEIIAVVGQAGTGKTSWLMQQASELAPRFLTADHHRLLAITRMHGSRRRLQLKLLEICPTIPCSITTIDGFALSLLNRWRRSLGYAKPIQPVDDETAFSDTIFGTEAGFSHILVASTGLLRSKMVKAVIQESYPLVMIDEFQDCHGPLLDFVKALSICSALIVAADDFQLLESSVNGCPAVEWMQTTDDGACPQCTQLTTCHRTSVQNILDAARCLRDNIRATGETIPVFCCSNHGPAAFKIVEALVYNARDWQGSTALICPSHDDFLQQVLASCNMQLQKKNRRPISWFHECAAREERKQLHNCLGLATQDSYTKGWTVPTGNLPPAAAQVVARTQRFSRLRGIQDIPHGVVAHYIDTVVHERRAYCGHSPKRIVTTVHGAKNREFDNVIILWPYTVPSDSEQKRRLLYNAITRSKKNCMLLVRGNLQRVKNDSVLSLLGPAKEAMPPRARKNSS